A window of Fragaria vesca subsp. vesca linkage group LG7, FraVesHawaii_1.0, whole genome shotgun sequence contains these coding sequences:
- the LOC101305796 gene encoding uncharacterized protein LOC101305796, with translation MKLMRASMRLNGSTFHLQMSSLMMKPGSAILIASIQSRQKISTKHRAKPQLRSTFSASNLLKGREVLNHITGLCTDMKNFAKRGSRKKISENRGLKEKVRDRMPLIVREG, from the exons ATGAAACTTATGAGAGCTTCAATGCGCCTAAATGGGTCAACCTTTCATCTCCAGATGAGCTCATTGATGATGAAGCCTGGTTCTGCAATCCTG ATTGCAAGCATCCAAAGTCGGCAGAAGATTTCCACAAAACACAGAGCGAAACCGCAGCTAAGGAGTACATTCTCAGCCAGTAATTTGCTCAAGGGACGGGAAGTTTTGAATCATATCACCGGACTTTGTACTGATATGAAGAATTTTGCCAAGAGGGGTTCAAGAAAAAAGATATCAGAGAATCGTGGCTTGAAGGAGAAAGTAAGGGACAGAATGCCTCTCATTGTTAGAGAAGGTTGA